The Chryseobacterium sp. G0186 genome includes the window ATCCTGCGATGTCTATGGCTAAAAATATTGATCATGTCCTGATCCTGGGAGGCGGTGATGGCTTTGCTGCTCGTGAAGTATTGAAGTATAAAGAGGTGAAGAAAATTACCTTGGTAGATCTTGATGGAGAAATGACCCAGTTTTTCAAGACCAACGAGACCATGCGTAAGCTGAATCAAAGTTCCCTATCCAGTCCAAAGATCGAAGTGATTAACAAGGATGCTTATATTTGGGTAAAGGAGAACAAAAAGAAATTTGATGTTATTATCATAGACTTTCCGGATCCCTCCAATTACAGCTTAGGAAAACTCTACTCACTGCAGTTTTATAAGGAACTTGAAAGATTGACAACTCCTGATACAAAGATGGTAGTACAGACCACTTCGCCTTATTTTGCGCCAAAGTCTTTCTGGTGTATAGAAAAAACAATCAATCAGATCTTTCCTTTTACGTCAGCGTACCATACCTATGTACCGTCGTTCGGGGAATGGGGGTTTTCGATGGCTTCATCTGAGCCTATCAAGAATAAGATCTACAGACAGCTTCCTCATTTAAAATACTACGATTATGATTTTTCACAATTGTCTTATTTTAACAAGGATATGAAAGTGAATGAAGTAGAAGTTAACCGTCTGGATAACCAGATATTAGTCCGTTATTTCGATGAAGAGTGGGGGAAAGTTCAGTAGAAAAGAGTTCCTTAGAACACTTATGTTGGGCAGTCTGATGCTTCCTTTTCTGCAATATTGCGGAAAGAAAGCAAAAACTCTGTTGCTGAAGATCACTGGAACAAACCATATCCTTGGGCATCAATTGTGGGCTAAGGATTTTCCACAATTTTCTGAAGTTATCCACACCCAATATCTTATCGTGGGTGGTGGAATCTCGGGACTTTCTGCCTGCAGAACTTTCCATCAAAATAATAAACATGATTATCTTCTTTTGGAAATGGAAGATCATTTGGGAGGAAATTCCTCAAACGGAGAAAATAAAGTCTCAAAATTTCCTCTAGGTGCCCACTATCTGCCTTTACCCAATAAAGAAAATACCGAAATTATCGAGTTTCTTACGGAAAGTGGAATCTGCCAGGGAATTGATGATAATGGTGAACCTATCCTGGACGAGTACCAGATGACCTTTCCACAACAGGAAAGATTGTTTTATAAAAATTCCTGGCAAAATGATATCGTTCCCCAAAAAGGAATTTCAAAGGAAGTACAAAATGAGCTTACCCGTTTCTTTACAATGATGGATGAATTCCGTCTGAAGAAAGACCTTAAGGGGAATTATTGGTTTGCTATTCCCGTTCATGATTCCAGTAGAGAAGATGAAGTGTTGCAACTTGAAAAAATCCTTTTTAAAGACTGGCTTAAAGAACATCATTTCCGGTCAGAAGAACTTCTTTGGTTGCTGGATTATTCCTGTAGGGATGATTATGGTTTGGGAATAGACTATGTTTCAGCGTGGGCCGGAATTCATTATTTTGCCGGCAGAAAAAATAACTGGAGTAAAAAATATAAAGATCAGGTGTTCACATGGCCTGAGGGAAATGCAAGACTTACCCAATATTTTTCAAAGTATTCTAAAGGGAAATTTTTAACTAAATGTTTAGTTTTTGAGGTAAAAATAAATGATAAGGTTGAGGTTCTGTATTTTGATAATACTCAGAAAAAAACAAAAAAGATCATTGCTGAAAAGGTTTTGTTTGCATCACCTCAGTTTGTAAATGAACGAATTTTAACCGACAGAAAAGTCCAATCATTTCAATACGTTCCATGGCTTTTGACTACCATTACTCTGAAGAATGAATTTGGTGGTGATGAAGAGCTGGCATGGGATAATGTGATTTATGGATCATCAGGTTTGGGATATATTTATGATCAGCATCAGAATCTAAGTCAGGTCATGGGAGAGAAGGTGATCACCTATTATAAAAGCTTTTCTACCAATGACTGTAAAAAGGCAAGACGAAAACTCTACTCCATGAAAGAAGCTGAACTTAAAGATTTAGTTGTAGACGATCTGAAAAAAGCGCACCCATTGATAGAAGATTTTATTCTGGAAATGCAGTTTCATAAAATAGGGCATGCGATGATTGCCCCTATTCCTAATCAGATTTTTGGTGAAGATGCAGAGAAAGCCAAAGAATCTATTGATGGGAAAATTTTCTTTGCCCATTCCGATCTTTCGGGAATATCTATTTTTGAAGAAGCCTTTTATCAGGGAATGAGAACGGCAAAGCAAATGATGTAAATATGAAACAACCTTGGATCCATAATGCAAAAACAGACGGGTGGTTTATCTTATCCCCACCTTTTCTGGTGTTGTTGATTATTTTTCTCTTCCAGAAACAAATTCAGGGATTGGAAAACAACTATTCATTTTATACCTGGCTCCTCCTGATTGTTTTTGTGGATGTAGCTCATGTGTATTCTACATTGTTCAAAACTTATTTTGTGAAAGATGAAGTACAGAAACGGAAGTTATTGTACTTTGGAATACCTGTTGTAAGCTGGTGTTTAGGAATTGCCTTATTTCAGTTCGGAAGTCTGGTATTTTGGTCCGTGCTGGCACTCATAGCTGTTTTCCATTTTATTCGACAGCAGTATGGTTTTATGAGGATCTATGCCCGATTTGAACCTAATAACTGGAGTAAAAGAATAGATGAAGTAGCGGTATATGCTGCGACTATTTTTCCAATGTTGTATTGGTTTAAGACACCTCGTGCCTTTACCTGGTTTGTTAATAATGAATTTGATTGGCTTAAAAATCTTCCCAATTATATTGGTTTTATCACTGTTCTGTATGTAGGGGTACTTGTCATTTGGGTTGTAAAAACCATTTTTGATACCCTAAAGACTAAGTCTATCAACATTCCCAAAGCCGCACTTATTACAGGAACCTACCTTTCCTGGTATTTTGGAATTGTTTACTTCAATAATGATCTTCTTTTTACTTTTCTGAATGTAGTTTCTCATGGAATTCCCTACATCGCTCTGATTTATATTCGTGAAATCAAACAAAAGGAAAGTCATCAACTGAACCGGATGCTGATATTTAAATCTGCTTCAGGCATAATTCTGTTTATCGGAGTTATTTTAGGTTTTGCTTTTCTTGAAGAATTTCTTTGGGAAACCCTGGTTTGGAACGAACATTTTTCACTGGATTTTAACTTATCAGAAAACTTTCTTCAGTTTTTAGTTCCGCTATTAGTCGTTCCTCAGCTTACCCATTATCTTCTGGATGGTTTTATTTGGAGAAAACCAAAAAAAGTTAGCTAACTTTGTCTAAATGATTAAAATCTTAAAATGAGACAATATCTTTTATCATTAGCAATTTTTCTGGGAATCATGGTGAGTGGCCAGCAAAAAACATTCTGTAATCCAATTAATATAGACTACGGTTATACCCCTTTCGAAGTCTTTTCAAAACAAGGAAAACACCGTGCTACAGCCGATCCTGTTATTGTTAATTTTAAAAATAAACTGTTCCTTTTTTCTACCAACCAGGAAGGATATTGGTACAGTGATGATATGCTGGACTGGAAGTTTGTAAAAAGGAAATTTCTTAGGGATAATAAATATATCCATGATCTTAATGCTCCGGCAGTCTGGGCAATGAAAGATACACTGTATGTATATGGATCTACTTGGGAACAGGACTTTCCAATCTGGAAAAGTACAAATCCAACCAAGGACGACTGGAAAATTGCAGTAGATACTTTAAAAGTAGGAGCGTGGGATCCTGCATTTCACTATGATGAAGATAAAAATAAACTGTACCTGTATTGGGGATCAAGTAATGAATGGCCGCTGTTGGGAACAGAAGTTAAAGTTAAAAATCTTCAGTCTGAAGGGTTTACAAAACCTATTCTGAAGCTAAAACCTGAAGACCACGGATGGGAACGTTTTGGTGAATACAATGATAATGTTTTTCTTCAGCCTTTTGTAGAGGGAGCCTGGATGACTAAGCACAACGGAAAATATTATATGCAATATGGTGCTCCGGCAACAGAATTTAGCGGATATTCTGATGGAGTGTACGTAAGTAAAGGTCCTTTAGAAGGATTCGAATATCAGCAGCATAATCCATTTTCATATAAACCAGGAGGTTTTGCCAGAGGTGCGGGACATGGAGCTACTTTTGAAGACAACTATAAAAACTGGTGGCACGTTTCCACTATCTTTATTTCCACTAAGAATAATTTTGAACGAAGACTGGGAATCTGGCCGGCAGGTTTTGATAAAGACGATGTGATGTATTGCAATACGGCGTATGGAGATTATCCTACCTACCTTCCGCAGTATGCACAAGGCAAAGATTTTTCAAAAGGTCTTTTTGCAGGATGGATGTTGCTGAATTATAATAAGCCCGTTCAGGTTTCATCTACCTTAGGAGGGTATCAACCCAATTATGCCGTAGATGAAGATATCAAAACCTACTGGAGTGCCAAAACAGGGAATTCCGGAGAATGGTTCCAGACAGATCTGGGAGAAGTTTCTACGATCAATGCCATTCAGATTAATTATGCAGATCAGGATGCTGAATTTATGGGAAAAACCTTAGGAAAGATGCATCAGTATAAAATCTACGGATCCAATGACGGAAAGAAGTGGAATGTAATAGTGGATAAAAGTAAAAATACAAAAGATGTTCCCCATGATTATGTAGAACTGGAAACCCCTGCAAAGGCCCGTTTCCTGAAAATGGAGAATCTGAAAATGCCTACCGGAAAATTTGCATTGAGCGGTTTCAGGGTATTCGGAAAGGGTGGAGGAAAAGAGCCTGCTAAAGTAGAAGGTTTTGTTCCTTTAAGAGCTGATCCCAAGAAATATGGTGAAAGAAGAAGTATCTGGATGAAATGGCAGCAGAACCCTGAAGCAGACGGCTATGTGATCTATTGGGGAAAATCTCCCGATAAAATGTACGGAAGCATTATGGTCTACGGAAAAAATGAATATTTCTTTACAGGAGCCGACAGAACTGATGCTTACTATTTCCAGATTGAAGCTTTCAATGCCAATGGAGTTTCAGAAAGGACAGCCGCTGCAAAGTCTGAATAAAATCAATTAATAAAATAAGAATAACACGTTTTGAATGCTCAGGGCGTGTTATTTTTTGTCTGTTTTTTTTAGAAAAGTTTCTATTTTCTTGATAAGAACTTCATCATTGGGATGCTTATCCCAATCCAAATGTCCGCCATTAAATTCATAGGATTCATGGGTGATATTATGTTTCCTTAAAACAGAATCCAGAATTTCTTTTTGACTCATTGGAATAATGCGGTCTGTTCTTCCATAATAGGAAAGAGTAGGGGCAGATGTATTCGTTATCCAATGAATAGGGCTTGCAAAATTGACTGCTGAGGTTTTTGGTGTAAGAATTTTAGGGTCTACCAGATATTTTTCAACAAAGGAATAGTCTTGATAAGTCTTAAAACCTGGGTCTGATAGATCTGCCGGACCTACAATATTAATGACAGCTTTTATATTTTTATCATCATCAAATTGATAGGCATACAGCATAGACAGATGCCCACCTGCACTATTTCCCAGGAGTATCAATTTTGGTGTATAATTCAATTTTATTTTCAGAAAAGCAGCTACACTTTTAATATCATCTGTTTGATTGGGAACAGCATATTGAGTTTGTGAAGCCAGCCTGTAATTCATATTGACAAAAATATAATGTGGGAAATTCTGCATTAGGGAAAGGGTGAAGAAAGTGAGCTGCGATTTATTTCCTCCATGCCAGCCTCCGCCATGAATGATGATGAAAACATCCCTTTCTTTAGATAATTTTTTATGAGGAAGATATAAGTCCATAACCTGATCGGGGTTATTGCCGTAATGAATATTTTCCTCTTTATCAAAGCTGATATCACCCCCTAATGTTATCTTTTTTTCTTTGCAGCCTGTCAAAAGAAAGGATAGCATTAGATATAATAATATGGAGAGTATCTTTTTTTTCATACCATTAAAGATAAAAAACCTGCTGAAAGATCAACAGGTTTCTTTGGAATATAATTGAGTTGAATATGAATAAAGATTTTTTATTTCGTTCTGCTCTTGATGGAGTCGGATGCTCCCTCAATGTCTCTTACCTTTTTCAGCTTTTGATTTCCGAAATTGTAGGTAAGACTTACAGAGATGCTTCTCGGATACTGATTCTGATGAACATAGTTATAGTTTCCACTGGCTTGTTTGTCATCTATTTCTACGATATTGGTTCTTAGAACATCATTTACATTCAATGCAAAAGTCCAGTCGTTCCAGTTTTTCTTAATGCTAAGATCCAGACTTGATAAATTTCTTAGCATTCCCAGTTCAATCTGTTGCTTGTCTATATAGAAAAAGTTAACCCCAAGGAACCATGTTTTTGCTTTATCCAGACGAATTGTATTGTTGGTTTGAATCAAAATACTGGTAGATTTCACATCATTGATGTAGGTCACATATTCTCCACGTTTATTTTTGAAACGATCTCCCGTAGTTGGATCCGTATCCAGGCTTCCATTGTTAATATTGTGTTGAGCACCGATGCTGAAGTTGGTAGTCCAGTATTGTTTGAAGAATGATTTTTGAATTCCAATCATCGCAGACATTTCCTGCTTGTCCCCAAAATTGGTGCTTATGTATCTTAATTCAAGATTCTTTCCCACATCGCCATTAGGATATTCCGGATATCCCTGTAGTGGAACCTGGGTAATAACATCTTTGATATAAGTATGATTTAAAACCACGAAATATGAGTTCTTGAACATATAAGTCAATTCCTGGTTATAAGTAGATGAAGCTTTTACAAACGG containing:
- a CDS encoding NAD(P)/FAD-dependent oxidoreductase — protein: MKSGGKFSRKEFLRTLMLGSLMLPFLQYCGKKAKTLLLKITGTNHILGHQLWAKDFPQFSEVIHTQYLIVGGGISGLSACRTFHQNNKHDYLLLEMEDHLGGNSSNGENKVSKFPLGAHYLPLPNKENTEIIEFLTESGICQGIDDNGEPILDEYQMTFPQQERLFYKNSWQNDIVPQKGISKEVQNELTRFFTMMDEFRLKKDLKGNYWFAIPVHDSSREDEVLQLEKILFKDWLKEHHFRSEELLWLLDYSCRDDYGLGIDYVSAWAGIHYFAGRKNNWSKKYKDQVFTWPEGNARLTQYFSKYSKGKFLTKCLVFEVKINDKVEVLYFDNTQKKTKKIIAEKVLFASPQFVNERILTDRKVQSFQYVPWLLTTITLKNEFGGDEELAWDNVIYGSSGLGYIYDQHQNLSQVMGEKVITYYKSFSTNDCKKARRKLYSMKEAELKDLVVDDLKKAHPLIEDFILEMQFHKIGHAMIAPIPNQIFGEDAEKAKESIDGKIFFAHSDLSGISIFEEAFYQGMRTAKQMM
- a CDS encoding alpha/beta hydrolase, which produces MKKKILSILLYLMLSFLLTGCKEKKITLGGDISFDKEENIHYGNNPDQVMDLYLPHKKLSKERDVFIIIHGGGWHGGNKSQLTFFTLSLMQNFPHYIFVNMNYRLASQTQYAVPNQTDDIKSVAAFLKIKLNYTPKLILLGNSAGGHLSMLYAYQFDDDKNIKAVINIVGPADLSDPGFKTYQDYSFVEKYLVDPKILTPKTSAVNFASPIHWITNTSAPTLSYYGRTDRIIPMSQKEILDSVLRKHNITHESYEFNGGHLDWDKHPNDEVLIKKIETFLKKTDKK
- a CDS encoding discoidin domain-containing protein, encoding MRQYLLSLAIFLGIMVSGQQKTFCNPINIDYGYTPFEVFSKQGKHRATADPVIVNFKNKLFLFSTNQEGYWYSDDMLDWKFVKRKFLRDNKYIHDLNAPAVWAMKDTLYVYGSTWEQDFPIWKSTNPTKDDWKIAVDTLKVGAWDPAFHYDEDKNKLYLYWGSSNEWPLLGTEVKVKNLQSEGFTKPILKLKPEDHGWERFGEYNDNVFLQPFVEGAWMTKHNGKYYMQYGAPATEFSGYSDGVYVSKGPLEGFEYQQHNPFSYKPGGFARGAGHGATFEDNYKNWWHVSTIFISTKNNFERRLGIWPAGFDKDDVMYCNTAYGDYPTYLPQYAQGKDFSKGLFAGWMLLNYNKPVQVSSTLGGYQPNYAVDEDIKTYWSAKTGNSGEWFQTDLGEVSTINAIQINYADQDAEFMGKTLGKMHQYKIYGSNDGKKWNVIVDKSKNTKDVPHDYVELETPAKARFLKMENLKMPTGKFALSGFRVFGKGGGKEPAKVEGFVPLRADPKKYGERRSIWMKWQQNPEADGYVIYWGKSPDKMYGSIMVYGKNEYFFTGADRTDAYYFQIEAFNANGVSERTAAAKSE